A stretch of Alligator mississippiensis isolate rAllMis1 chromosome 14, rAllMis1, whole genome shotgun sequence DNA encodes these proteins:
- the SRPK1 gene encoding SRSF protein kinase 1 isoform X3, whose translation MGGRASCRPETQHRGPAAHSENDLPEQEEEILGSDDDEQEDPNDYCKGGYHLVKIGDLFNGRYHVIRKLGWGHFSTVWLAWDIQGKRFVAMKVVKSAEHYTETALDEIKLLKSVRNSDPSDPNKERVVQLLDDFKISGVNGSHICMVFEVLGHHLLKWIIKSNYQGLPLPCVKKIIQQVLQGLDYLHAKCRIIHTDIKPENILLCVNDQYIRRLAAEATEWQRSGAPPPSGSAVSTAPQPKPADKMSKNKKKKLKKKQKRQAELLEKRMQEIEEMEKESSPVQTQPTDQEEAQNPLHILLKESPQDEGLPHKSDENLHVKEQTILMDGGVEKCIMEINCNGVVQMTGFSDSNNQGPEHLEEDLHNANDCGEDPLAQEENNFHGCSYSQRNGDSEDRPQETMVDSCVPIISEVLDSMVCQATSSEEQSYNEQEISHLQQRIQAELPSEDENENGSSVNKGKSTPGNFLLNPLEPKNADKLKVKIADLGNACWVHKHFTEDIQTRQYRSLEVLIGSGYNTPADIWSTACMAFELATGDYLFEPHSGEDYSRDEDHIALIIELLGKIPRKLILAGKYSKEFFTKKGDLKHITKLKPWGLFEVLVEKYEWPQDEAAAFTDFLLPMLELVPEKRATAGECLRHPWLNS comes from the exons ATGGGAGGCCGTGCTTCATGCAG ACCTGAAACTCAGCACCGAGGTCCTGCTGCTCATTCAGAGAATGATCTCCCTGAACAAGAGGAGGAAATTCTGGGATCAGACGATGATGAACAGGAGGATCCAAATGATTACTGTAAAG GTGGTTATCATCTAGTGAAAATAGGAGATCTATTCAACGGCCGATACCATGTCATCCGGAAGCTTGGATGGGGGCACTTTTCCACCGTGTGGCTAGCTTGGGACATTca GGGCAAGAGGTTTGTGGCAATGAAAGTAGTGAAGAGTGCTGAGCACTATACTGAAACAGCGCTGGACGAGATCAAACTGCTGAAGTCG GTCCGCAACAGTGATCCCAGTGATCCGAATAAAGAGCGAGTGGTTCAATTATTAGATGACTTCAAGATCTCAGGAGTGAATGGCTCCC ATATCTGTATGGTGTTTGAAGTTCTAGGACATCATCTTCTGAAGTGGATCATCAAGTCAAATTATCAGGGGCTTCCACTCCCCTGTGTCAAAAAAATCATCCAACAG GTTCTGCAGGGCCTGGATTACTTGCACGCAAAATGTCGGATCATCCATACGGATATTAAGCCTGAGAACATTCTTCTGTGTGTTAATGACCAGTACATTCGCAGGCTGGCTGCAGAAGCAACAGAGTGGCAGAGATCTGGGGCTCCCCCTCCATCTGGCTCTGCAG tGAGTACTGCACCGCAACCCAAACCA GCTGACAAAATgtcaaagaataagaaaaagaaattaaaaaagaaacagaaacggCAAGCTGAACTACTAGAAAAGCGAATGCAGGAGATAGAGGAAATGGAGAAGGAATCCAGCCCAGTTCAAACACAGCCTACAGATCAGGAAGAAGCTCAGAATCCCCTTCACATCCTTCTGAAAGAGAGTCCACAAGATGAAGGGCTACCACACAAGTCAG ATGAAAACCTTCATGTGAAAGAGCAGACTATCCTAATGGATGGTGGCGTAGAAAAATGCATCATGGAAATCAATTGCAACGGTGTAGTGCAAATGACAGGCTTCTCGGACTCCAACAACCAAGGGCCTGAGCATCTTGAGGAAGATCTTCATAATGCCAATGACTGTGGCGAGGACCCTCTAGCACAGGAGGAGAACAACTTCCATGGCTGTAGTTACAGCCAGCGTAACGGAGACTCTGAGGACAGACCACAAGAAACCATGGTGGACTCATGTGTACCTATAATTTCTGAGGTGCTAGATTCCATGGTGTGTCAGGCAACTTCAAGCGAAGAGCAATCATATAATGAGCAGGAGATTAGCCATTTGCAACAGCGTATTCAGGCAGAGCTACCCTCAGAGGATGAGAATGAAAATGGCTCATCTGTGAATAAAG GAAAATCCACTCCTGGGAATTTCCTCCTTAATCCTCTTGAACCCAAGAATGCTGATAAGCTTAAAGTGAAGATAGCTGACCTAGGAAATGCCTGCTGGGTG CACAAGCACTTCACTGAAGATATTCAGACGAGGCAATACCGATCCCTGGAGGTATTGATTGGATCTGGTTATAACACTCCTGCTGACATCTGGAGCACAGCTTGTATG GCCTTTGAATTAGCTACAGGAGACTACCTGTTTGAGCCTCACTCTGGAGAAGACTACTCTCGGGATGAAG ATCACATTGCATTGATTATAGAACTTCTGGGGAAAATACCTCGCAAGCTCATTCTGGCAGGAAAATATTCTAAGGAGTTTTTCACCAAAAAAG GTGATCTGAAGCACATCACCAAACTGAAGCCCTGGGGCCTTTTTGAAGTCCTTGTGGAGAAATATGAGTGGCCTCAAGATGAGGCAGCTGCATTCACAGACTTCTTATTACCTATGCTGGAGCTGGTTCCGGAGAAACGGGCCACAGCAGGAGAGTGTCTCAGGCACCCTTGGCTTAACTCCTAG
- the SRPK1 gene encoding SRSF protein kinase 1 isoform X2 — protein sequence MLRPARPGPAQAQGEGAERRREGPWLPALAAMERKVLALQARKKRTKAKKDKAQRKPETQHRGPAAHSENDLPEQEEEILGSDDDEQEDPNDYCKGGYHLVKIGDLFNGRYHVIRKLGWGHFSTVWLAWDIQGKRFVAMKVVKSAEHYTETALDEIKLLKSVRNSDPSDPNKERVVQLLDDFKISGVNGSHICMVFEVLGHHLLKWIIKSNYQGLPLPCVKKIIQQVLQGLDYLHAKCRIIHTDIKPENILLCVNDQYIRRLAAEATEWQRSGAPPPSGSAVSTAPQPKPADKMSKNKKKKLKKKQKRQAELLEKRMQEIEEMEKESSPVQTQPTDQEEAQNPLHILLKESPQDEGLPHKSDENLHVKEQTILMDGGVEKCIMEINCNGVVQMTGFSDSNNQGPEHLEEDLHNANDCGEDPLAQEENNFHGCSYSQRNGDSEDRPQETMVDSCVPIISEVLDSMVCQATSSEEQSYNEQEISHLQQRIQAELPSEDENENGSSVNKGKSTPGNFLLNPLEPKNADKLKVKIADLGNACWVHKHFTEDIQTRQYRSLEVLIGSGYNTPADIWSTACMAFELATGDYLFEPHSGEDYSRDEDHIALIIELLGKIPRKLILAGKYSKEFFTKKGDLKHITKLKPWGLFEVLVEKYEWPQDEAAAFTDFLLPMLELVPEKRATAGECLRHPWLNS from the exons ACCTGAAACTCAGCACCGAGGTCCTGCTGCTCATTCAGAGAATGATCTCCCTGAACAAGAGGAGGAAATTCTGGGATCAGACGATGATGAACAGGAGGATCCAAATGATTACTGTAAAG GTGGTTATCATCTAGTGAAAATAGGAGATCTATTCAACGGCCGATACCATGTCATCCGGAAGCTTGGATGGGGGCACTTTTCCACCGTGTGGCTAGCTTGGGACATTca GGGCAAGAGGTTTGTGGCAATGAAAGTAGTGAAGAGTGCTGAGCACTATACTGAAACAGCGCTGGACGAGATCAAACTGCTGAAGTCG GTCCGCAACAGTGATCCCAGTGATCCGAATAAAGAGCGAGTGGTTCAATTATTAGATGACTTCAAGATCTCAGGAGTGAATGGCTCCC ATATCTGTATGGTGTTTGAAGTTCTAGGACATCATCTTCTGAAGTGGATCATCAAGTCAAATTATCAGGGGCTTCCACTCCCCTGTGTCAAAAAAATCATCCAACAG GTTCTGCAGGGCCTGGATTACTTGCACGCAAAATGTCGGATCATCCATACGGATATTAAGCCTGAGAACATTCTTCTGTGTGTTAATGACCAGTACATTCGCAGGCTGGCTGCAGAAGCAACAGAGTGGCAGAGATCTGGGGCTCCCCCTCCATCTGGCTCTGCAG tGAGTACTGCACCGCAACCCAAACCA GCTGACAAAATgtcaaagaataagaaaaagaaattaaaaaagaaacagaaacggCAAGCTGAACTACTAGAAAAGCGAATGCAGGAGATAGAGGAAATGGAGAAGGAATCCAGCCCAGTTCAAACACAGCCTACAGATCAGGAAGAAGCTCAGAATCCCCTTCACATCCTTCTGAAAGAGAGTCCACAAGATGAAGGGCTACCACACAAGTCAG ATGAAAACCTTCATGTGAAAGAGCAGACTATCCTAATGGATGGTGGCGTAGAAAAATGCATCATGGAAATCAATTGCAACGGTGTAGTGCAAATGACAGGCTTCTCGGACTCCAACAACCAAGGGCCTGAGCATCTTGAGGAAGATCTTCATAATGCCAATGACTGTGGCGAGGACCCTCTAGCACAGGAGGAGAACAACTTCCATGGCTGTAGTTACAGCCAGCGTAACGGAGACTCTGAGGACAGACCACAAGAAACCATGGTGGACTCATGTGTACCTATAATTTCTGAGGTGCTAGATTCCATGGTGTGTCAGGCAACTTCAAGCGAAGAGCAATCATATAATGAGCAGGAGATTAGCCATTTGCAACAGCGTATTCAGGCAGAGCTACCCTCAGAGGATGAGAATGAAAATGGCTCATCTGTGAATAAAG GAAAATCCACTCCTGGGAATTTCCTCCTTAATCCTCTTGAACCCAAGAATGCTGATAAGCTTAAAGTGAAGATAGCTGACCTAGGAAATGCCTGCTGGGTG CACAAGCACTTCACTGAAGATATTCAGACGAGGCAATACCGATCCCTGGAGGTATTGATTGGATCTGGTTATAACACTCCTGCTGACATCTGGAGCACAGCTTGTATG GCCTTTGAATTAGCTACAGGAGACTACCTGTTTGAGCCTCACTCTGGAGAAGACTACTCTCGGGATGAAG ATCACATTGCATTGATTATAGAACTTCTGGGGAAAATACCTCGCAAGCTCATTCTGGCAGGAAAATATTCTAAGGAGTTTTTCACCAAAAAAG GTGATCTGAAGCACATCACCAAACTGAAGCCCTGGGGCCTTTTTGAAGTCCTTGTGGAGAAATATGAGTGGCCTCAAGATGAGGCAGCTGCATTCACAGACTTCTTATTACCTATGCTGGAGCTGGTTCCGGAGAAACGGGCCACAGCAGGAGAGTGTCTCAGGCACCCTTGGCTTAACTCCTAG